Proteins encoded in a region of the Gemmatimonadota bacterium genome:
- a CDS encoding AAA family ATPase, with product MSAVLRILGWKAEGLRCPDHEIRCGSENGNTNNVTLVQMPNGTGKTTTLELLRAALSGSAGDERWDRSRISEYRKRDSNRNDGLFEVSLLLSNRRVTIRMEFDFETNSVLYKTSHSRSSDSQSSQSAGQRVGFHPPSDFRRFMNENFVSFYVFDGELAQRLLDREYMDAESVVTSLFQIDVFHELSRKVARYWEEETKQVNATEERGLNRRLNRLKSLKKRKIQLIAERDGLLKAKDILIDHLQNKEEAYKNEILKEKALSDEITLAEEKVQGVQSSLRNEAQETLDAMLDPHAISSVFAQSMMNMKTNLDRVKLPESVAKEFFEELAEESYCVCGRSIDDDIRTVIKVRAKQYLDTDDIAFLNSMKSAIQDAVGSSLDGSAKALNERLETLGELVQNERTALNDLETLQLEAERSDPSVKTARDEIDALTKHLEDINDKLEKYESKDKELPDDKVNGIEEISRRIEDAETKVAEITQTIKLKSKRDSLCEILNNAHQKARDWITSEICVEANERISELLPYNNILIDKIDKCLVLKEQEGGSAGETLSVAWGFLATLFHRSDHKLPFVVDSPAGAIDLAVRPKIGDLIPKLTGQFIAFTISSERAQFVSQLKKACTDEVRFVTVFRKGPASFENQAKEIDGSSETSDGFVVPGEAFFNSFQLDIEEESA from the coding sequence ATGTCCGCTGTTCTACGAATCCTGGGATGGAAGGCCGAGGGTTTACGTTGTCCAGATCACGAAATCAGATGTGGATCTGAGAACGGTAACACTAACAATGTTACCCTTGTGCAGATGCCCAACGGTACAGGTAAAACTACGACTTTAGAACTTCTACGCGCTGCGCTATCTGGATCTGCTGGCGACGAGAGGTGGGATCGATCAAGAATTAGTGAGTATCGGAAGCGAGATAGTAATCGCAACGACGGACTGTTTGAAGTGAGCTTACTGCTTTCCAATCGCCGAGTCACCATTAGAATGGAGTTCGATTTCGAAACCAACAGTGTTCTGTACAAGACGTCTCATAGTCGATCGTCCGATAGTCAATCCTCCCAAAGTGCAGGTCAGCGAGTTGGTTTTCATCCTCCGTCAGATTTTAGAAGGTTTATGAATGAGAACTTCGTGAGTTTCTATGTCTTCGACGGAGAATTGGCTCAGCGATTACTTGATCGCGAGTATATGGACGCTGAATCCGTAGTTACAAGCCTGTTTCAAATCGATGTTTTTCACGAGTTATCGAGAAAGGTAGCGAGGTATTGGGAGGAAGAAACCAAGCAAGTTAATGCAACAGAAGAAAGAGGACTTAATCGTCGGTTAAATCGTTTGAAATCTCTGAAAAAAAGAAAGATTCAGTTGATTGCAGAGAGAGACGGGTTATTGAAAGCAAAAGATATACTGATCGATCATCTCCAGAACAAAGAAGAAGCGTATAAAAACGAAATTTTGAAAGAGAAAGCTCTATCTGATGAAATCACACTCGCTGAGGAAAAAGTTCAGGGGGTTCAGTCATCGCTTAGGAACGAAGCCCAAGAAACGCTCGATGCTATGCTTGATCCGCATGCGATTTCATCGGTTTTCGCTCAGTCAATGATGAATATGAAAACCAATCTGGATCGGGTAAAGTTGCCAGAAAGTGTTGCAAAGGAGTTCTTCGAAGAACTCGCAGAAGAGTCCTACTGCGTATGCGGTAGATCAATTGATGATGATATACGAACTGTTATTAAGGTTCGAGCAAAACAGTATCTTGATACTGATGATATCGCTTTTCTGAACTCTATGAAAAGTGCGATTCAAGACGCAGTTGGTTCATCGTTAGATGGTTCAGCTAAGGCATTGAACGAAAGACTAGAAACACTGGGAGAACTAGTACAGAATGAAAGAACGGCCTTAAACGATCTCGAAACTCTTCAACTTGAGGCTGAAAGATCCGATCCCTCGGTGAAAACAGCGCGAGATGAAATCGATGCGCTGACCAAGCACTTGGAAGATATAAATGACAAATTGGAAAAGTACGAAAGCAAAGACAAAGAGCTACCGGATGACAAGGTAAATGGTATAGAAGAGATAAGCAGACGCATTGAGGACGCGGAAACAAAGGTGGCCGAGATTACTCAAACGATAAAATTGAAATCGAAGAGAGATTCACTTTGCGAGATTTTAAACAACGCCCATCAGAAAGCACGAGATTGGATAACGAGCGAGATCTGTGTAGAAGCAAATGAACGAATTAGTGAGTTGTTACCTTATAATAACATCTTGATTGATAAGATAGATAAGTGCCTTGTGTTGAAAGAGCAAGAGGGAGGAAGTGCGGGTGAAACACTTTCTGTTGCTTGGGGGTTTTTGGCGACCTTATTTCACAGATCAGACCACAAACTACCTTTTGTTGTAGACAGTCCCGCAGGGGCGATAGATTTAGCAGTGCGGCCCAAAATCGGAGATCTAATCCCTAAACTGACTGGGCAGTTTATCGCGTTTACGATTTCCTCGGAACGAGCTCAATTTGTTTCACAGTTAAAAAAGGCGTGTACCGACGAAGTTCGATTTGTTACCGTGTTTCGTAAAGGACCGGCTAGTTTTGAGAATCAAGCGAAAGAGATTGATGGTAGTTCTGAAACATCCGATGGTTTTGTCGTACCAGGCGAGGCATTCTTTAACTCGTTTCAACTTGATATTGAGGAGGAGTCTGCCTGA